GGCGGCCCGCTCCGGCCTGTGGACGGCTTGAGGAGTGTGGAGAACGCCCTCACCCCCACGGGTGACAGTGGCTCGGGCACCGCCCTGGACCCGCCCGCACTCCACGACGCCCGTCCCGCACTACGGCAGCGCGTACTACGGCAGCGTTATGCCCGTCTTCAGGCCGTTCAGCGCGCTCTTGCAGAGGCAGTCGCGTGCCTCGTTCGCCGGCAGTCCGGCCACCGCGTCGAACAGGACGTCCCTCAGCCGGTCGACGTTCGCGGCGAAGACCTCCAGGACTTCCGCGTGCGAGACGCCCCCGCCGCTCTCCGCCCCTGCGTCGAGGTCCGTCACCAGGTTCATGGACGCGTAGCAGAGCTCCAGCTCACGGGCGAGCGCGGCCTCGGGGTGCCCGGTCATGCCGACCACCGACCAGCCCATGGCCGCGTGCCAGCGGGACTCGGCGCGGGTGCCGAAGCGCGGCCCCTCCACCACCACGAGCGTTCCGCCGTCGACCGGCTCCCAGTCGCGCCCGCGAGCCGCGGTCAGCGCGGCCGTCCGGCCCGCCGGGCAGTACGGGTCGGCGAGCGACACATGGACGACGTTGGGCACCTCGCCGTTCGTCAGCGGCTCACCGTCGAAGTACGTGTCGGCCCGGGACTTGGTCCGGTCCACCAACTGGTCGGGGACGAGCAGGGTCCCGGGTCCGTACTCCGGCCGGAGGCCGCCGACGGCACACGGCCCCAGGACCTGGCGAACGCCCACGGACCGCAGGGCCCACAGGTTGGCGCGGTAGTTGATGCGGTGCGGCGGGAGGCGGTGGCTGCGGCCGTGCCGGGGCAGGAAGGCGACCTTCCTGCCCGCGAGCTCGCCGAAGAACAGGGAATCACTGGGGCTGCCGTACGGCGTCGTGATCTCCGCCTCGGTCACGTTCTCCAGGAACGAGTAGAAACCGGAGCCGCCGATGACGCCGATCTCCGCGCGCTGTGTGTTCTCTGCGTTGGCCATGGCCGTCACAGTAGCCGCGCTCGAACACGGGCCGGTATCCGCCCACCGGCCACCCGTCACCGCTGGTGAACCCGCCCACCCCACGACTCTCCCGCCACCCGCCACCCGCCACTGGGCCGACCGGGCCCACCGGGCACGACGTCCGTCGCATACGCGAAAGGTCCCCGCTGCCCGAAGGCGGTGGGGACCCTGCGAGAGCTCGGGAGTCAGGCGGCCGTCGTGCTGCCGGACGAGGCCGACGATCCCGACGAGCTGGAGGAGCCCGCGGACGCCTTGGAGTCCGACGACGAGGAGGAACCCGAGGAAGAAGAGGACGCCGAGGACTTCGCCGGCGAGGACGACGGAGTGCTGCTCGA
The genomic region above belongs to Streptomyces marianii and contains:
- a CDS encoding S-methyl-5'-thioadenosine phosphorylase, with translation MANAENTQRAEIGVIGGSGFYSFLENVTEAEITTPYGSPSDSLFFGELAGRKVAFLPRHGRSHRLPPHRINYRANLWALRSVGVRQVLGPCAVGGLRPEYGPGTLLVPDQLVDRTKSRADTYFDGEPLTNGEVPNVVHVSLADPYCPAGRTAALTAARGRDWEPVDGGTLVVVEGPRFGTRAESRWHAAMGWSVVGMTGHPEAALARELELCYASMNLVTDLDAGAESGGGVSHAEVLEVFAANVDRLRDVLFDAVAGLPANEARDCLCKSALNGLKTGITLP